The Etheostoma cragini isolate CJK2018 chromosome 15, CSU_Ecrag_1.0, whole genome shotgun sequence genome window below encodes:
- the LOC117958073 gene encoding uncharacterized protein LOC117958073, with protein sequence MLTENRKRQRSGGDEESGHLVPQAKRQNRAHPLSPEPGRDAWDSESSNSESSISSISSPEYASGSCGSQCVVGPCSPLSSGDSSELAHPTNLVSYLQINRILKHAHFQSLQSRCQLRDT encoded by the exons ATGTTGACTGAAAATAG GAAACGGCAGCGCAGCGGTGGTGATGAGGAGAGTGGCCACCTGGTGCCTCAAGCCAAAAGGCAAAACAGGGctcatcctctctctcctgAGCCAGGCCGAGATGCGTGGGACTCAGAG tCATCCAACAGTGagagcagcatcagcagcatcaGCAGTCCAGAATATGCTTCTGGGAGCTGTGGCAGTCAATGTGTTGTGGGCCCTTGCAGCCCCCTCAGCTCCGGGGACTCCTCCGAGCTGGCCCACCCTACAAACCTGGTGTCCTACCTTCAGATCAACCGCATCCTGAAGCATGCCCACTTCCAGAGCCTGCAGAGCCGTTGTCAACTTAGAGACACATGA
- the hid1a gene encoding protein HID1, giving the protein MGSTDSKLNFRKAVIQLTTKTQPVEATDDAFWDQFWADTTTTVQDVFALVPAAEIRAVREESPSNLATLCYKAVEKLVQGAESGCPTEREKQVILNCTRILSRILPYIFEDQDWRGFFWSTVPGAGRAGTDDLDDDDGARPLAESLLLAIADLLFCPDFTVHSHRRSPDSVENMQSIDSCEYIWEAGVGFAQSPPLNYIHDLNRTELLRLLLTCFSEAMYLPSSSDNNVLNPWVTFFCSTENRHALPLFTSLLNVVCAYDPVGYGIPYNHLLFSDYREQLVEQAVQILIVTLEHDGGLPHQTPSPSSMEEQESAGPENLFVNYLSRIHREEDYDFVLKGLARLLTNPLTQTYLPNSTKKIQFHQELLVLFWKLCDFNKKFLFFVLKSSDVLDILVPILFYLNDARADQSRVGLMHIGVFILLLLSGERNFGVRLNKPYSVHVPMDIPVFTGTHADLLIVVFHKIITTGHQRLQPLFDCLLTIVVNVSPYLKSLSMVAANKLLHLLEAFSTSWFLFSVAQNHHLVFFLLEAFNNIIQYQFDGNCNLVYAIIRKRNVFHQLANLPSDPASIQKALQRKRKSPDVISRTSSQETVSMEGSHPAVPAEPGTLKTSLVAIPGIDKLTEKSQVSEDGTMVSVSKGDPTHTAHADQTAVAGTSDTESNSGRENEDVFYTESEMERRRLSSASSTSFWAPTPEWVHSWKCKLPLQTIMRLLQVLVPQVEKICIDKGLTDESEILKFLQHGTLVGLLPVPHPILIRKYQANAGTAMWFRTYMWGVVYLRNVDPPIWYDTDVRLFEIQRM; this is encoded by the exons ATGGGCAGCACCGACTCAAAATTGAACTTCAGGAAAGCAGTGATTCAGCTGACAACCAAAACACAG CCAGTGGAAGCCACAGACGATGCCTTCTGGGACCAGTTCTGGGCAGACACCACCACCACGGTCCAGGATGTTTTTGCACTGGTGCCAGCTGCAGAGATAAGAGCTGTTCGAGAGGAGTCCCCCTCCAATTTAGCAACCCTCTGCTATAAG GCCGTGGAGAAGCTGGTACAGGGTGCGGAGTCTGGTTGCCccacagagagggagaagcagGTGATCCTGAACTGCACACGCATCCTAAGCCGCATCCTTCCCTACATCTTTGAGGACCAGGACTGGAGAGGATTCTTCTGGTCGACCGTGCCAGGTGCTGGGCGGGCTGGG ACAGATGACTTGGATGATGATGACGGAGCACGACCGCTGGCAGAATCACTGCTCCTGGCTATCGCTGACCTGCTCTTTTGTCCTGACTTCACGGTGCACAGCCATAGGAGAAGCCCT GATTCAGTAGAAAACATGCAGTCTATAGACAGCTGTGAATACATCTGGGAGGCAGGGGTGGGCTTTGCACAGTCGCCCCCTCTAAACTACATCCATGATCTGAATAG GACAGAATTGCTGAGATTGTTACTAACCTGCTTCTCTGAGGCCATGTACCTGCCTTCTTCATCGGACAACAATGTCCTCAACCCTTGGGTGACATTCTTCTGCTCCACAGAAAATAG ACATGCCCTGCCGCTGTTCACCTCACTGCTGAATGTGGTGTGTGCTTATGATCCAGTGGGCTACGGCATCCCTTACAACCACCTGCTTTTCTCCGACTACCGGGAGCAGCTGGTGGAGCAGGCTGTACAGATCCTCATTGTGACACTGGAGCATGACGGAGGGCTTCCCCACCAGACCCCCTCCCCATCCAGCATGGAGGAACAAGAG TCTGCAGGCCCTGAGAACCTGTTTGTGAATTATTTGTCAAGGATCCACAGAGAGGAG GATTACGACTTTGTACTGAAGGGTTTAGCTCGTCTGTTGACCAACCCTTTGACTCAGACTTACCTGCCTAACTCTACCAAGAAGATCCAGTTCCACCAAGAGCTGTTGGTTCTTTTCTGGAAGCTTTGTGACTTCAACAAG AAGTTCCTGTTTTTTGTCCTGAAGAGTAGTGATGTGCTGGATATTCTGGTTCCTATACTCTTCTACCTGAATGATGCCAGGGCTGACCAGT CCCGTGTTGGACTCATGCACATTGGAGTGTtcattttgctgctgctgagcGGGGAGAGAAATTTTGGCGTGCGCTTGAATAAGCCCTACTCCGTCCATGTGCCTATGGACATCCCAGTGTTCACAGGCACTCATGCTGACCTGCTTATAGTG gTGTTTCACAAGATTATCACCACCGGCCACCAGCGTCTCCAGCCTCTGTTTGACTGCCTACTCACCATTGTTGTAAATG TGTCTCCCTATTTGAAGAGCCTGTCCATGGTTGCAGCCAATAAACTGCTCCACCTGCTGGAGGCCTTCTCTACCAGCTGGTTCCTTTTCTCTGTAGCCCAGAACCATCACCTTGTGTTCTTCCTTCTTGAGGCGTTCAACAATATTATCCAATACCAGTTTGATG GAAACTGCAACCTGGTGTATGCCATCATCCGCAAACGTAATGTGTTCCACCAGTTGGCTAACCTGCCCTCTGATCCTGCTTCCATCCAGAAGGCtttgcagaggaagaggaagtctCCTGATGTAATTTCCCGCACTAGCTCACAGGAGACTGTGTCCATGGAGGGCTCTCACCCTGCTGTGCCAGCAGAGCCGGGTACACTGAAGACTAGTCTGGTCGCTATACCAG GCATTGATAAACTGACTGAGAAGTCCCAGGTGTCAGAGGATGGCACCATGGTGTCAGTTTCAAAGGgagaccccacacacacagcccacgCAGACCAAACTGCAGTTGCCGGGACCAGTGACACAGAGTCAAACTCAGGTCGAGAAAATGAA GATGTTTTCTACACTGAATCAGAAATGGAGAGAAGACGTTTGTCAAGTGCGTCTTCAACATCATTTTGGGCTCCCACACCAGAATGG GTCCACTCCTGGAAGTGTAAACTACCTCTGCAGACTATCATGCGACTTCTACAAGTGCTAGTTCCCCAGGTGGAGAAGATCTGCATCGATAA GGGTCTGACAGATGAATCAGAGATCCTGAAGTTTCTCCAGCATGGCACATTAGTGGGCCTGCTGCCAGTCCCTCACCCTATCCTCATCAGAAAGTATCAGGCCAACGCAGGCACTGCCATGTGGTTTCGCACGTACATGTGGGGGGTTGTCTATTTGCG CAATGTGGACCCTCCTATCTGGTATGACACTGATGTCCGCCTTTTTGAGATTCAGAGGATGTAG
- the LOC117958072 gene encoding proton channel OTOP2-like, with the protein MRTVAQQMLRTCNKLLSRKQPNDVIEAHPSNIETAAQMDNIQHLPSPPQAPSVRESVRHVETVERARHGGGWFLSGIICINILILGCALVSGSAFNIVAITPEHRQIFLIILLLLTMLWILFYTVFTSRKDQAVLFKDRHAGPVWLRAGLLLFGFLSFLIDIFKIATYVGYLHCDSAVKVAFPVVQAVFLFVQTYFLWIHAKDCVALHTNLTRCGLTLTLSTNLVVWMTAVTEESVHQTEIPDLNVSVSQKMYKASYVKCTCSHSMCDTFTEASYYLYPFNIEYSLFASAMTYVMWKNVGRIVDDHSHHSVKFRPKDVCLGPVTGILLVVVGVVTFIVYKVDILKEEEKKNHALLIHFIMNIVMVSMMCLSTVIGCIIYRLDHREHVSEKNPTRSLDVGLLVGASLGQFIISYFSIVAEVATGAQGYLNSLNLFWAVLMVLQLSLQNYFIIEGLHREPFHVMQEAASHTNAVAIQEHEISVVLKSRKSSYFLTSSCDKPRWKRRVLKEVCTFLLLGNIILWIMPAFGARPQFAHPIEIKFYTFTMWATIVNIGLPFGIFYRMHSVASLFEVFLIC; encoded by the exons atgagaactgTTGCTCAACAGATGCTCAGGACCTGCAACAAACTTCTGTCTAG AAAACAACCAAACGATGTTATTGAGGCACATCCATCCAATATTGAGACAGCCGCACAGATGGACAACATCCAACATTTGCCCAGTCCTCCTCAGGCTCccagtgtgagagagagcgtTCGCCATGTTGAGACGGTGGAGAGGGCCCGCCATGGTGGTGGATGGTTCCTGTCTGGCATCATCTGCATAAACATCCTGATCCTGGGCTGCGCTCTGGTCAGCGGCAGTGCTTTTAACATTGTGGCCATTACACCTGAGCACAGGCAAATCTTCCTTAtcattctcctcctcctcactatGTTGTGGATTCTGTTTTACACAGTCTTCACCTCTCGAAAGGATCAAGCAGTTTTGTTCAAGGATAGACATGCAGGGCCTGTGTGGCTCCGAG CTGGACTTCTGTTGTTTGGGTTTCTCAGTTTCCTCATCGACATCTTCAAGATTGCTACTTATGTGGGCTACCTTCACTGTGATTCTGCTGTGAAAGTTGCCTTCCCTGTCGTACAAGCCGTGTTTCTGTTTGTCCAG acaTACTTCTTGTGGATTCATGCAAAGGACTGTGTGGCGCTACACACAAATCTAACAag GTGTGGACTTACTCTTACGCTTTCAACTAACCTGGTGGTGTGGATGACCGCTGTTACTGAGGAATCGGTTCACCAGACTGAGATCCCTGATCTAAATGTCAGTGTCTCACAGAAGATGTACAAAG CCAGCTATGTGAAGTGTACTTGCAGCCACTCGATGTGTGACACATTCACAGAAGCTTCCTACTACCTGTACCCCTTCAACATAGAATACAGCCTCTTTGCTTCAGCTATGACCTATGTCATGTGGAAAAACGTCGGACGGATTGTGGATGATCACAGCCACCACAGTGTCAAATTCCGTCCAAAGGATGTTTGTTTGGGACCTGTAACAGGAATACTCCTGGTGGTGGTAGGAGTTGTAACATTCATAGTGTACAAGGTGGACATActaaaagaggaagagaagaaaaaccaTGCTCTGCTGATTCATTTTATTATGAATATAGTAATGGTGAGCATGATGTGCCTCTccactgtgattggctgcatCATCTACAGGCTGGACCACAGGGAACACGTATCGGAGAAAAACCCCACTCGCAGCCTGGATGTGGGGCTGCTGGTGGGAGCCTCACTGGGGCAGTTCATCATCAGCTATTTCTCTATCGTGGCTGAGGTGGCAACCGGAGCCCAAGGGTACCTGAACAGCCTCAACCTGTTCTGGGCCGTGCTGATGGTGCTCCAGCTCAGCCTGCAGAACTATTTTATCATCGAAGGCCTCCATCGGGAGCCCTTCCACGTGATGCAGGAGGCAGCTTCGCACACAAATGCAGTTGCCATCCAGGAACATGAGATAAGCGTTGTCCTGAAGAGCCGCAAGTCCAGCTACTTCCTGACGTCAAGTTGTGATAAGCCACGTTGGAAAAGAAGAGTACTGAAGGAAGTCTgtacttttttgctgcttggTAACATTATT CTGTGGATCATGCCTGCCTTCGGTGCTCGTCCCCAGTTTGCTCATCCCATCGAGATCAAATTCTACACATTCACAATGTGGGCAACCATTGTGAATATTGGACTTCCTTTTGGAATCTTCTACCGCATGCACTCTGTCGCCAGTCTCTTTGAGGTGTTCTTAATCTGTTAA
- the amn gene encoding protein amnionless — MLKTPDMLLFFCLVGAAEALHKQWIPDTNYENKTNWDKENVPCGNDIVQFPAQRKVSVFVETTHAVKEMKLPVDGEFILNSGAGFYVVRGQDSGCGAGVTTQFKDSESLQWFNPALWQAAETLDDLQRGNFLFSVHEESVPCQYDDVVFKARSSFRVDTSSSQSSIPVKSVSVLGKKFDSGSEFSHYLSSRSGLLQFHGSSAFSIGNQECGDPSGCDCGNSVNHQQICKSVTCASLSCKKPLLPMGHCCDVCGSIVTIHYTAGFNLQTYRQRIHHLFLVLPQYDSIQLGMSKVFKSQRLMGVIPSGNTPEIQVLIVDGEQGTLSEVLARDIVKDAHAHGPMLGINGAEFQASSGGSSAQTGGSAGMVAGVVFGVLIMITLLLIMVVLIRKGVIQMPSSVPSLRSFNRSSNVTDLGGPLDHGFDNPIFDQPNMLPDIPGVYATETNNSISMTQTGVHFVNPVYDENETDFNI, encoded by the coding sequence ATGCTGAAAACACCAGACAtgcttcttttcttctgtcttgtCGGGGCAGCGGAAGCCCTGCACAAACAGTGGATTCCGGACACCAACTATGAGAATAAGACCAACTGggacaaagaaaatgttccaTGTGGCAACGACATAGTTCAGTTTCCAGCCCAAAGAAAGGTGTCTGTGTTCGTGGAGACCACACATGCTGTGAAGGAGATGAAGCTGCCAGTTGATGGAGAGTTCATCCTGAATTCAGGAGCTGGATTTTATGTTGTCAGAGGACAAGATTCGGGCTGCGGAGCAGGTGTCACGACTCAATTCAAAGATTCAGAGTCTCTCCAGTGGTTTAACCCAGCTCTGTGGCAGGCAGCTGAAACTCTGGATGACCTGCAGCGTGGGAATTTCTTATTCTCAGTCCACGAGGAGAGTGTCCCTTGCCAGTATGATGATGTGGTTTTTAAAGCCCGCTCCTCTTTCAGGGTGGACACCAGCTCCAGTCAGTCTAGCATTCCTGTTAAATCTGTGTCTGTGCTGGGGAAGAAGTTTGATAGCGGATCTGAGTTCTCCCATTATCTCAGCTCACGTTCAGGCCTGCTGCAGTTTCATGGATCCTCTGCCTTCTCAATTGGAAACCAGGAGTGTGGGGATCCTTCTGGCTGTGACTGTGGGAATTCTGTGAACCATCAGCAGATCTGTAAGAGTGTAACATGTGCCTCTCTGAGCTGTAAGAAGCCTCTTCTCCCCATGGGACACTGCTGTGATGTTTGCGGATCCATTGTTACCATCCACTACACCGCTGGGTTCAACCTGCAAACTTACAGACAACGAATTCATCACCTATTTCTTGTCCTGCCACAATATGATTCCATTCAGCTGGGCATGTCTAAAGTCTTCAAGTCACAGCGGCTGATGGGGGTCATCCCCTCTGGAAACACACCGGAAATCCAGGTGCTCATCGTGGATGGAGAGCAGGGAACACTGTCAGAGGTTCTGGCGAGGGACATAGTGAAGGACGCCCATGCTCATGGCCCCATGCTGGGAATCAATGGGGCTGAATTTCAAGCCTCCTCTGGGGGCAGCAGTGCTCAGACTGGTGGTAGTGCTGGGATGGTGGCTGGAGTTGTGTTTGGAGTTTTGATTATGATAACACTCCTCCTTATCATGGTCGTCCTGATTCGTAAAGGGGTTATTCAAATGCCATCATCAGTGCCTTCTTTGAGAAGCTTCAATAGAAGCAGCAACGTTACAGACCTTGGTGGGCCTCTTGACCACGGCTTTGATAACCCCATTTTTGACCAGCCAAACATGCTGCCAGATATTCCTGGTGTGTATGCAACTGAAACAAATAATTCAATCTCCATGACTCAGACGGGCGTGCACTTTGTGAATCCAGTTTATGATGAGAATGAAACAGATTTTAACATCTGA